GCCCACCACGCTGCTGACGCCCGGTGCCGACAACACGGTCGGCACCGCGGGCGCGGACCACATTGACGGCCTGGCCGGCAATGACGCCATGCAGGGCCTCGACGGTGATGACTGCCTGCAGGGCAATGACGGCAATGACGCGGTCTTCGGCGGCAATGGCAATGACAAGGTCCAGGGTGGCCGCGGCAACGACAATGTCCACGGCAACCGCGGCAATGACGTCCTCTTCGGCGGCGACGGCGATGACGTGATCGAGGGCGGCGACGACAACGACTGGGAAGAGGGCGGCGCCGGCAACGACAACATGCAGGGCGAGCTGGGCGACGACACCATGTTCGGTGGCTCCGGCCAGGACAGCATGACCGGCAACGAGGGTGACGACATCGTCATCGGCGGAGCCGGGAATGACGACATCCGCGGCTCGATCGGCCGCGACACCATGGCGGGCGGCACCGACACCGGCACCATCCGCCTGGTCGCCGGCGCCTTCACCAATGTGGTGATCGGCGACAGCGTGCAGGGCGATGCCGGGGCGGACAGCTACGTCTACCAGCGCGGCGACGGCGTGGACATTCTCTACGCCTTCAACGCGGCCGAGGGCGACCGGCTGACCATCTACGGGATCAGCGGGCCGACCGCGATCGGCACCTGGAACTCCATGCCGGTGCTGTATTTCGGCCAGGACAGCGCGATCATCCTGCACAGCTACCAGGGCCCGCCGTTGACCATGGGCGGCCCGCTGCCCGGCATCACCTTCGTGCCGGGCACGCTGGTCGCGCCCCTGCCGACCGAGCGTGCGCCGATCCAGGGTGGCGTCGGCAATGACAGTCTGACCGGCACCACGGCCAATGATCTGATCGAGGGCCTGCAGGGTCAGGACACCCTGGTCGGCCTGGCCGGCGCGGACACGCTGGAAGGCCAGCTGGGCGATGACCTGCTGGTCGGCGGCACCGGCGGTGACGCGCTGGATGGCGGCGCCGGCAACGACACGGCGAGCTTCCGCGATGCCACCGGCGCGGTCACCGCGAACCTCGCCACCGGTCTCGGCACGCAGGGCGAGGCCAATGGCGACACCTATGCCGGCATCGAGAACCTGACCGGCGGCGGGTTCAATGACCGCCTGACCGGCGATGGCGGCGCCAACCGCCTGGAGGGCGGGGCCGGCAACGACACGCTGGCGGGCGGCGGTGGCAACGACACCATCCTCGGCGGCGCCGGTCGCGACTCCATGACCGGCGGCACCGGGGCCGATCGCTTCGCCTGGACCGCGCTCAGCGAGAGCGCGGCGGCGAGCGCGGACCGGGTGGTGGATTTCGCCTGGGCCCAGGGCGACATGCTGGACCTCTCGGCAATCGACGCCAACCTGACCCTGGCGGGCGACCAGGCCTTCACCCTGGTGGCGGGCAACGCCTTCCTGGGCGGCGGCCAGGGCTCCATCCGCCAGTCGCAGACCGCCACCGACACCTGGATCGAGATCGACCAGGGCGATGGCGGCGCGGCGGAGGCGGTGATCCTGCTGACCGGGCTGCATGTGCTGGTGAACACCGACTTCGTGCTCTGACGCAGGGCAGCCATGCCCTGGCCGCGTCCGGCCGGGGCATGTCGCGGGTGCTTTTTGCCACGGGGATGTCTGGCCCGGACGTCCCCGTTGGCGCAGTATGGCGGCGATCCGATCCGGTCCAGGAGCCCGCCGCCATGAACGAACTCTCCATCCCGCGTCCGAACAACCTCGACGCCTTCTGGATGCCCTACTCGGACAACAAGTACTTCAAGGACACGCCGCGCCTGCTCGCCCGCGCGGAAGGCATGCTCTACTTCACGCCTGAGGGGCGGGAGATCCTGGACGGCACCGCCGGCCTCTGGTGCTGCAATGCCGGCCATGGCCGGCGCGAGATCACCGAGGCGATCCAGAAGCAGGCCGCCATCCTCGACTTCGCCCCCACCTTCCAGCTCGGCCATCCCATCGCCTTCGAGGCGGCGGCGCGCGTGGCGGAGCTGACGCCCGAAGGGCTGGACCGCGTCTTCTTCACCAATTCCGGCAGCGAGAGCGCCGACACCGCGCTGAAGATCGCGCTCGCCTATCAGCGCGCCCGCGGCCAGGCGCAGCGCGTGCGCCTCGTGGGGCGTGAGCGCGGCTATCACGGCGTGGGCTTTGGCGGCATGTCGGTCGGCGGCATCGGCCCCAACCGCAAGCAGTTCGGCGCCATGCTGCCCTATGTGGATCACCTGCCGCACACCCACCTGCCCGAGCAGAACGCCTTCTCCAAGGGCCTGCCCGCCCATGGCGCGCATCTCGCTGATGAGCTGGAGCGCCTGGTGACCCTGCATGGCGACACCATCGCCGCCGTGATGGTCGAGCCGCTGGCCGGCTCCACCGGCGTGCTGGTGCCGCCGGTGGGCTATCTCAAGCGCCTGCGCGAGCTCTGCGACAAGCACGGCATCCTGCTCATCTTCGACGAGGTCATCACGGGCTTCGGCCGCATCGGCACGCATTTCGGCAGCGAGCGCCTGGGCGTGACGCCGGACATCATGACCATGGCCAAGGGGCTGACCAACGCCGCCGTGCCCATGGGCGCCGTCGCGGTGAAGAACGACATCTACGAGACGATCATCGGCGGCACCGCGGCCGGCATCGAGTTCTTCCACGGCTACACCTATTCCGGCCACCCGCTGGCCGCCGCCGCGGCGCTCGCCGCGATCGACATCCATGTGCGCGACGACCTGCCCGGCCGCGTCCGCGCCATCGAGGATTACTGGCAGGAGGCGGCGCATTCGATGCGCTCCGCCCCCAATGTGATCGACATCCGCAACCACGGCCTGATCGCGGGGATCGAGCTGGCGCCGCTGCCCGGAAAGCCGACCGAGCGCGCCAACCGCGTCTTCCGCCGCTGCTTCGATGACGGGCTGCTGGTGCGCGTGACGGGCGACATCGTGGCCCTCAGCCCGCCGCTCATCATCGAGAAGTCCCATGTGGACCGCATCTTCACCACGCTGGCGGATGCGATCCACAAGGAAGCCGCCTGAGCCCGACGCACCGGGCTGAGCCTGCCACGCGCCCCCGGCCTCACCCGAGGCCGGGGGCGTCGTCGTTCCGGCTCCCCGCGGCCCGCACCCCCTTGGCCTTCCCGGCCGGGCCAGCCCATATAGGCACCAGAATAGTCGCCCCCCTTTGCGGAGCCCGAGCCCCATGCCCGACCAGATCCCCGTCACCGTCCTCACCGGCTATCTCGGCGCCGGCAAGACCACGCTGCTGAACCGCATCCTCACCGAGAACCACGGCAAGAAATTCGCCGTCGTCATCAACGAGTTCGGTGAGCTGGGCGTGGACAATGACCTCGTCGTGGATGCCGATGAGGAGGTGTTCGAGATGAACAACGGCTGCATCTGCTGCACCGTGCGCGGGGACCTCATCCGCATCCTCTCCAACCTCATGAAGCGGCGCGAGAAGTTCGACGGTATCATCGTCGAGACCACGGGCCTCGCCGACCCCGCGCCCGTCGCGCAGACCTTCTTCGTGGATGAGGATGTGAAGCGCGCCACCAAGCTCGATGCCATCGTGACGGTGGTGGACGCGAAGCACCTTCTGGCCCGCCTGAACGACACCAAGGAAGCCGAGGAACAGATCGCCTTCGCCGACCTCATCCTGCTCAACAAGATGGACCTGGTGAGCGAGGCGGAGGCCGTGGAGGTCGAGCGCCGCATCCGCGCCATCAACCCGATGGTGGAACTGATCCGCAGCACCAAATCCGACGCGCCGATCGACAGCGTGATCGGCCGTGACGCCTTCAACCTCGAGCGCATCCTGGTGCGCGAGCCGGACTTCCTCTCGGGCGAGGATCATCACGAGCATGACAGCGACGTGAATTCCGTCTCCTTCGAGGTCTCCCGCCCGATCGACCCCGAGAAGTTCAACACCTGGATGACCGACCTGCTGGCCGCCAAGGGCCAGGACCTGCTGCGCACCAAGGGCATCCTCGCCTATCCGGACGAGGATCGCCGCTTCGCCTTCCAGGCCGTGCACATGATCGCCGATGGCGACTATATCGGCCCGTGGAAAGAGGGCGATCCGCGCAAGTCGAAGATCGTCTTCATCGGCCGTGACCTGAACCGGCCGCAGTTGCGCCGCGGCTTCGAGTCCTGCCAGGTCGCGGGCTAGGGCATGATGCGTTGCGGCGAAATCGCCGAAACGCTGAATCCTCCTCTGATCAAGCGCGGATCGTGATCCAGCGTCAGCGGATCGCGATCCTGGGCGTCAGGTCCACTCCGCCCGGGCGCGGGCCAGCAGGCCGTCGGCGCCCAGCACCACCGGTTTTGGCGCCCCGCCCGCGGCGTCGGGCAACTGCGGCAGCGTGAGCGGCACGGGGCCGTAGCGCCCCGCCGCATCCACCGTCAGTGCCGCCATCTGGCGCAGCGCGGGCTCGGCGGCCGGGTCGGCGGCGTCGCCCACCACGCTCGGGCAGGCCAGCACCAGCGGCAGCGTGCGCGCGGCGAGTTTCTGGCCGACGAAGCTGTCACTCGGATAATGCACGCCCAGCACCTCGCGGTTGCGGGCGATGCGCCGCGCCATGACCCGCAGCGGCGCGCCGTCGCCTGCCGCCGAAAGCTCGGGCGGCAGGATCTGCTCCAGCACCAGCGCGATCAGCATGGATTCCGTCGCATGCCCGCTCGGATAGGCCGGGTGCCCGGGCACCTCGATCGGCGGCAGCAGCGTGGGGTCGATGCGGGAGGGGCGCGCCCGGGCGAAGCGCCGCTTCCAGTACATGTGCGTGAAGACCGCCGCCGCCTCGGCCAGGTCCATCAGCAGCGCCGTGTTGCGATGCGAGGCGGGCGAGAAGTTCAGCACCCCGCGCAGGTAGTTCTTGATCCCCCAGCGCTGGGCCAGCGCCTCGTCCAGCGCGCCGCCGCGATATTCGGTGAGCGCGCGCAGCTCCTCCAGCTCCGCGCGGATCACCGCCTGGTCGCCCACGGGGTCGTAGCGGTCATCCTGGAGGGAGAGCGTCTCCGTCCAATGCGCGGCCGCCGTGCCCGCCACGCGCTGCGTGCTGAATTCCGCGACCAGCGTGTTGACGAAGAAGGCCGGCGCCCAGTCGGTCTCCCGGAAGGCCGCGCCAAGGGTGACGGGTGGCCAATCGGCGGGCTTCACGGGCATCCAGCGCGTGGCCGGGAAGAGCAGGGGCGAGCCGGGCGGCAGGCCACCCAGCGGCGCGCGGTCGGGGGTGATCACCAGGGGGCGGAACAGCCCGTCGCCACTGGCGGCGCCCTGGCCGCCTGCGGCCATGCCGGTCATGCCCGTCATGCCGGTCATGCCGGTCATGCCCGTGAAGCCCGGACCGCTCATTCCTGTCCCCCGCTGCCTGCCGCCGCTGCGGTGAGATGCAAGCACATGCGCTCGCGTATTTCCACATTCTGGAACACCTGCAGCCGTGGCAGATAGGCCGCGAGGTCGAAGTTGGGTTCGATGCGGAGCATGGAGCGATAGGCGAGGCGCGCCTCCTCCATGCGCCCCTGCGCGGCCAGCGCCACGCAGAAGGTCCGCCAGGCCGAACCATGGGCGGGATTGGTGCCGAGCGAGATGCGGCTGTGCCTCTCGGACCGCGCCATGTCCCCCGCCTGGTAATGCGCCATGGCGAGCAGGTGGTGCTGCACATAGCCCAGCGGATCATGCGGCGAGAGCCTGAGGCCCAGCTCAGCCCGCCGCACCGCCTCCGTGCCCTCGCCCAGATAGGCGAGGGTGGCGCTCGACAGCGTCATCGCCATCGCGCTGTTGGGCGAGGCCTGGAGGGCGCGGTCGAACAACGCCTGCGCGGTGGCGCAATCCTGCCGCAGCAGCGCGGTGTTGTGCGCCAGCACCGCCAGCGCCAGCGGGTTGCGCGGGTCGGTCGCCAGCGCCCGCTCGCACAGGTCGAA
This region of Sediminicoccus rosea genomic DNA includes:
- a CDS encoding aspartate aminotransferase family protein — translated: MNELSIPRPNNLDAFWMPYSDNKYFKDTPRLLARAEGMLYFTPEGREILDGTAGLWCCNAGHGRREITEAIQKQAAILDFAPTFQLGHPIAFEAAARVAELTPEGLDRVFFTNSGSESADTALKIALAYQRARGQAQRVRLVGRERGYHGVGFGGMSVGGIGPNRKQFGAMLPYVDHLPHTHLPEQNAFSKGLPAHGAHLADELERLVTLHGDTIAAVMVEPLAGSTGVLVPPVGYLKRLRELCDKHGILLIFDEVITGFGRIGTHFGSERLGVTPDIMTMAKGLTNAAVPMGAVAVKNDIYETIIGGTAAGIEFFHGYTYSGHPLAAAAALAAIDIHVRDDLPGRVRAIEDYWQEAAHSMRSAPNVIDIRNHGLIAGIELAPLPGKPTERANRVFRRCFDDGLLVRVTGDIVALSPPLIIEKSHVDRIFTTLADAIHKEAA
- a CDS encoding CobW family GTP-binding protein, whose translation is MPDQIPVTVLTGYLGAGKTTLLNRILTENHGKKFAVVINEFGELGVDNDLVVDADEEVFEMNNGCICCTVRGDLIRILSNLMKRREKFDGIIVETTGLADPAPVAQTFFVDEDVKRATKLDAIVTVVDAKHLLARLNDTKEAEEQIAFADLILLNKMDLVSEAEAVEVERRIRAINPMVELIRSTKSDAPIDSVIGRDAFNLERILVREPDFLSGEDHHEHDSDVNSVSFEVSRPIDPEKFNTWMTDLLAAKGQDLLRTKGILAYPDEDRRFAFQAVHMIADGDYIGPWKEGDPRKSKIVFIGRDLNRPQLRRGFESCQVAG
- a CDS encoding phosphatase PAP2 family protein → MSGPGFTGMTGMTGMTGMTGMAAGGQGAASGDGLFRPLVITPDRAPLGGLPPGSPLLFPATRWMPVKPADWPPVTLGAAFRETDWAPAFFVNTLVAEFSTQRVAGTAAAHWTETLSLQDDRYDPVGDQAVIRAELEELRALTEYRGGALDEALAQRWGIKNYLRGVLNFSPASHRNTALLMDLAEAAAVFTHMYWKRRFARARPSRIDPTLLPPIEVPGHPAYPSGHATESMLIALVLEQILPPELSAAGDGAPLRVMARRIARNREVLGVHYPSDSFVGQKLAARTLPLVLACPSVVGDAADPAAEPALRQMAALTVDAAGRYGPVPLTLPQLPDAAGGAPKPVVLGADGLLARARAEWT